Proteins co-encoded in one Burkholderia ambifaria AMMD genomic window:
- a CDS encoding BPSL1445 family SYLF domain-containing lipoprotein — protein sequence MQKRNLVLKAAAALIVGSLALTGCTTTPDKPDNAATNASKRQAIDSSVDATLSRMYSTVKGSRELVAKSRGVLVFPNVLQAGLIVGGQSGNGALRVGGSTVGYYNTSSLSVGLQAGAQSKAIVFLFMTQEALDEFRGSDGWAAGAGASVALVKMGANGAVDSNTATAPVQVIVLTNAGLMGDVSINGTKVTKLKI from the coding sequence ATGCAAAAACGGAATCTTGTGCTGAAAGCTGCCGCTGCGCTCATCGTCGGTAGCCTCGCGCTCACCGGTTGCACCACCACCCCGGACAAGCCGGACAACGCCGCGACCAACGCGTCGAAGCGTCAAGCGATCGACTCGAGCGTCGACGCCACGCTGTCGCGCATGTATTCCACGGTCAAGGGTTCGCGTGAGCTCGTCGCGAAGTCGCGCGGCGTGCTGGTGTTCCCGAACGTGCTGCAGGCCGGCCTGATCGTCGGCGGCCAGTCCGGCAACGGCGCGCTGCGCGTCGGCGGCAGCACGGTCGGCTACTACAACACGTCGTCGCTGTCGGTCGGCCTGCAGGCCGGTGCGCAGTCGAAGGCGATCGTGTTCCTGTTCATGACGCAGGAAGCGCTCGACGAATTCCGCGGCTCGGACGGCTGGGCAGCCGGCGCCGGCGCGTCGGTCGCGCTGGTGAAGATGGGCGCGAACGGCGCGGTCGATTCCAACACGGCCACCGCACCGGTCCAGGTCATCGTGCTCACGAACGCGGGCCTGATGGGCGACGTGTCGATCAACGGCACGAAGGTCACGAAGCTCAAGATCTGA
- a CDS encoding glycosyltransferase family 4 protein, which produces MRIAQIAPLTESVPPKLYGGTERVVSYITEALVDLGHDVTLFASGDSTTRAKLEPVWPRALRLDSSIRDRVAPHMLLMETVARRAKDFDVLHFHMDYYSFSVFNRQQTPYVTTLHGRLDLPEQQPVFDTFNTAPVISISNSQRQPLPQAKWLTTVYHGLPETMYMPQPVEPRYLAFLGRISPEKRVDTAIRIAGQCGLPIRIAAKIDAADEEYFDREIKPLFALPHVEFIGEIADHQKAEFLSGAHALLFPIDWPEPFGLVMIEAMSCGTPVIAFNRGAVPEVIDEGVSGFIVEDEISAVAAVNRLHLLPRARVRQRFEQRFTSRRMAQQYVDVYQSLIRAQKRSRFKVIDSTT; this is translated from the coding sequence ATGAGAATTGCCCAGATCGCCCCGCTGACCGAATCGGTGCCGCCGAAGCTGTACGGCGGTACGGAGCGCGTCGTGTCCTACATCACCGAGGCGCTCGTCGATCTCGGCCATGATGTGACGCTGTTCGCCAGCGGCGATTCGACGACCCGGGCGAAGCTCGAACCCGTGTGGCCGCGCGCGCTGCGGCTCGATTCGTCGATCCGCGACCGGGTCGCCCCGCACATGCTGCTGATGGAGACGGTCGCGCGCCGCGCGAAGGACTTCGACGTGCTCCATTTCCACATGGACTACTACTCGTTCTCGGTCTTCAACCGGCAGCAAACGCCGTACGTGACGACGCTGCACGGCCGGCTCGACCTGCCCGAGCAGCAGCCGGTGTTCGACACGTTCAACACGGCGCCCGTGATCTCGATTTCCAATTCGCAGCGCCAGCCGCTGCCGCAGGCGAAGTGGCTCACGACCGTCTACCACGGGCTGCCCGAGACGATGTACATGCCGCAGCCTGTCGAGCCGCGCTATCTCGCGTTCCTGGGCCGTATCTCGCCGGAGAAGCGCGTCGACACGGCGATCCGGATCGCCGGCCAGTGCGGGCTGCCGATCCGGATCGCCGCGAAGATCGATGCGGCCGACGAGGAATACTTCGACCGCGAGATCAAGCCGCTTTTCGCGTTGCCGCACGTCGAATTCATCGGCGAGATCGCCGATCATCAGAAGGCCGAATTCCTGTCGGGCGCGCATGCGCTGCTGTTTCCGATCGACTGGCCGGAACCGTTCGGGCTGGTGATGATCGAGGCGATGTCGTGCGGCACGCCGGTAATCGCATTCAATCGCGGCGCGGTGCCGGAAGTGATCGACGAGGGCGTGTCGGGTTTCATCGTCGAGGATGAAATCAGCGCGGTGGCCGCCGTGAACCGGCTGCACCTGCTGCCGCGCGCGCGCGTGCGGCAGCGCTTCGAGCAGCGCTTCACATCGCGCCGGATGGCGCAGCAGTACGTCGATGTCTACCAGTCACTGATTCGCGCACAGAAGCGCTCGCGCTTCAAGGTGATCGACTCGACGACCTGA
- a CDS encoding AAA family ATPase, with product MTALNTLAIANYRSLRELIVPLAALNVVTGPNGSGKSSVYRALRLLADTAQGRVIPSLAREGGLPSTLWAGPERFSRAMLAGDVPVTGTVRTGPVSLRLGFACDDFGYAIDLGLPVPSRSQFALDPVVKRECIWGGALPRPSTLLVDRQGAQIRTRTASGDWRTIPQPVASFDSMMTEFADPTGAPEMIAVRERIRSWRFYDHFRTDAQAPARQSHIGTHTPVLADDGADLAAALQTIREIGDGAALDAAIDDAFPGASVEIDNPGGRGRFDVLMRQPGLLRPLAAAELSDGTLRYLLLAAALLTPRPPALMVLNEPETSLHPDLLPALGRLIAQAARRSQVLVVSHAAPLIATLEREAGCESLVLDKQLGATALVDADTRDLPAWKWPSR from the coding sequence ATGACCGCGCTGAACACGCTTGCCATCGCCAATTACCGCTCGCTGCGTGAGCTGATCGTGCCGCTCGCGGCGCTCAACGTCGTCACCGGGCCGAACGGCAGCGGCAAGTCGAGCGTGTACCGCGCGCTGCGCCTGCTCGCCGACACCGCGCAAGGCCGCGTGATCCCGTCGCTCGCGCGCGAGGGCGGATTGCCGTCGACGCTGTGGGCCGGCCCCGAGCGCTTCTCGCGCGCGATGCTGGCCGGCGACGTGCCGGTGACGGGCACGGTGCGCACGGGCCCCGTGAGCCTGAGGCTCGGCTTCGCGTGCGACGATTTCGGCTATGCGATCGATCTCGGCCTGCCGGTGCCGAGCCGTTCGCAGTTCGCGCTCGATCCGGTGGTCAAGCGCGAATGCATCTGGGGCGGCGCGCTGCCGCGCCCGTCGACGCTGCTGGTCGACCGGCAGGGTGCGCAGATCCGCACGCGCACCGCGTCGGGCGACTGGCGGACGATTCCGCAGCCGGTCGCGAGCTTCGACAGCATGATGACCGAGTTCGCCGATCCGACCGGCGCGCCGGAGATGATCGCGGTGCGCGAGCGGATCCGCTCGTGGCGCTTCTACGACCATTTCCGGACCGACGCGCAGGCGCCGGCCCGGCAGTCGCATATCGGCACCCATACGCCGGTGCTGGCGGACGACGGCGCCGATCTGGCCGCCGCGCTGCAGACGATTCGCGAAATCGGCGACGGCGCGGCACTCGATGCGGCGATCGACGACGCGTTTCCCGGCGCGTCGGTCGAGATCGACAATCCGGGCGGCCGCGGCCGCTTCGACGTGCTGATGCGCCAGCCGGGGCTGTTGCGGCCGCTCGCCGCCGCCGAACTGTCCGACGGCACGCTGCGCTACCTGCTGCTCGCGGCCGCGCTGCTGACGCCGCGGCCGCCGGCGCTGATGGTGCTGAACGAACCGGAGACGAGCCTGCATCCCGATCTGCTGCCGGCGCTTGGCCGCCTGATCGCGCAGGCCGCGCGGCGTTCGCAGGTGCTGGTCGTGTCGCATGCGGCGCCGCTCATCGCGACGCTCGAGCGCGAGGCCGGCTGCGAATCGCTGGTGCTCGACAAGCAGCTGGGCGCGACCGCGCTCGTCGATGCCGACACGCGCGACCTGCCGGCATGGAAGTGGCCGTCGCGTTGA
- a CDS encoding mechanosensitive ion channel family protein yields MISIEELQRIADAPLHSWLGTLIVSVIVVLVVLIVHRLGARIVKRIAQPYPLMSVILRYIDKPSLVTLALLALEFVWLQADESMSFVRGMRTAAAVGSIVSLTWLLVRLAAGVGDAIIQAHPMDTADNLHARRVHTQAKVLVRTVMVLIVIIGTGAALMTFPNVRQIGASLLASAGVAGLVAGIAARPVLGNLIAGLQIALTQPIRLDDVVVIQGEWGRIEEITGSFVSVRLWDQRRLVVPLQWIIENPFTNWTRSSAEIIGTVYLSVDYRTPLAPLREELARLVHAAPEWDGRVQVLQVTDATERAMQLRALVSAVDSSSCWDLRCRVREGLIAYLQARFPQCLPRSRMELYPHDSAPDAPNPVRPHARQPAASTAANTAADPQAVDGR; encoded by the coding sequence ATGATTTCAATCGAGGAACTGCAGCGCATCGCCGATGCGCCGTTGCATTCATGGCTCGGCACGCTGATCGTGTCGGTCATCGTCGTGCTTGTCGTGTTGATCGTGCATCGTCTCGGCGCACGCATCGTCAAGCGCATCGCGCAGCCGTATCCGCTGATGAGCGTGATCCTGCGCTACATCGACAAACCGTCGCTCGTCACGCTCGCGTTGCTCGCGCTCGAATTCGTGTGGCTCCAGGCGGACGAGAGCATGTCGTTCGTGCGCGGCATGCGCACCGCGGCCGCGGTCGGCTCGATCGTGTCGCTGACCTGGCTGCTGGTGCGGCTCGCGGCCGGCGTCGGCGACGCGATCATCCAGGCCCATCCGATGGATACGGCCGACAACCTCCACGCGCGGCGCGTCCACACACAGGCCAAGGTGCTCGTGCGGACCGTCATGGTGCTGATCGTGATCATCGGCACGGGCGCCGCGTTGATGACGTTCCCGAACGTGCGCCAGATCGGCGCGAGCCTGCTGGCGTCGGCCGGCGTCGCGGGCCTGGTCGCCGGTATCGCCGCGCGGCCGGTGCTCGGCAACCTGATCGCCGGGCTGCAGATCGCGCTCACGCAGCCGATCCGGCTCGACGACGTCGTCGTGATCCAGGGCGAGTGGGGGCGCATCGAGGAAATCACCGGTTCGTTCGTGTCGGTGCGGCTGTGGGACCAGCGGCGCCTCGTCGTGCCGCTGCAGTGGATCATCGAGAATCCGTTCACGAACTGGACGCGCAGCAGCGCGGAAATCATCGGCACGGTGTACCTGTCGGTCGACTACCGCACGCCGCTCGCGCCGCTGCGCGAGGAGCTCGCGCGGCTGGTTCATGCGGCCCCCGAGTGGGACGGGCGCGTCCAGGTACTGCAGGTGACCGACGCGACCGAGCGCGCGATGCAGTTGCGCGCGCTCGTCAGCGCCGTCGATTCGTCGTCGTGCTGGGACCTGCGCTGCCGCGTGCGCGAAGGGTTGATCGCGTACCTGCAGGCGCGTTTTCCGCAATGCCTGCCGCGCAGCCGGATGGAGCTGTATCCGCACGATTCCGCACCGGACGCGCCGAATCCCGTTCGCCCGCATGCGCGCCAGCCCGCCGCCAGCACGGCGGCCAACACCGCCGCCGATCCGCAGGCCGTCGACGGCCGCTGA
- a CDS encoding Rap1a/Tai family immunity protein codes for MLRAMFCAAAFAVPLSAAAFTGADLDRLCAKTDVKSRASCAAYIEGAADGVYNTIDAIGGTTGPRVGQYFCLPPDIRAQQMTDAVRKYIAENPKLADYNASTAVSLGLGKAFPCRGGS; via the coding sequence ATGTTGCGGGCTATGTTTTGTGCCGCGGCGTTTGCCGTGCCGTTGTCGGCGGCGGCTTTCACGGGCGCGGATCTCGACCGGCTGTGCGCGAAGACGGACGTCAAGTCGCGGGCGTCGTGCGCGGCCTACATCGAAGGCGCCGCCGATGGCGTCTACAACACCATCGACGCGATCGGCGGCACCACCGGGCCGCGCGTCGGGCAGTATTTCTGCCTGCCGCCCGACATCCGGGCGCAGCAAATGACCGACGCGGTGCGCAAGTACATCGCGGAGAACCCGAAGCTGGCCGACTACAACGCAAGCACCGCGGTGTCGCTCGGCCTCGGCAAGGCGTTCCCCTGCAGGGGCGGCAGTTGA
- a CDS encoding ankyrin repeat domain-containing protein, which yields MMKPTTYLPKRALVTAALVASGLFAVAGAHAESLDAIVKAVKFDDIDDIGKQLKSGKLDPNTLAPNGDPILVIAAREKSDKVAAAIATTPNVDLEKEDKAGENALMLASLNGDVGLVKLLIDKGAEVSKKGWAPLHYAATNGQDAVVKILLDHDAYIDTASPNGTTPLMMAARGNHATTVNLLLDQGADPQVKNQLGITALEFAKHYKAPDAIDILSKRTVRVGASAPADAQKSAK from the coding sequence ATGATGAAGCCGACCACATACCTGCCCAAGCGCGCCCTCGTCACCGCCGCGCTCGTCGCGAGCGGCCTGTTTGCCGTCGCCGGCGCGCATGCCGAGTCGCTCGACGCGATCGTCAAGGCGGTCAAGTTCGACGACATCGACGACATCGGCAAGCAGCTGAAGAGCGGCAAGCTCGATCCGAACACGCTCGCGCCGAACGGCGACCCGATCCTCGTGATCGCCGCGCGCGAGAAATCCGACAAGGTCGCCGCCGCGATCGCGACGACGCCGAACGTCGACCTCGAGAAGGAAGACAAGGCCGGCGAGAACGCGCTGATGCTCGCGTCGCTGAACGGTGATGTCGGCCTCGTCAAGCTGCTGATCGACAAGGGCGCGGAAGTCAGCAAGAAGGGCTGGGCGCCGCTGCACTACGCGGCCACCAACGGCCAGGACGCGGTCGTCAAGATCCTGCTCGACCACGATGCATATATCGACACGGCGTCGCCGAACGGCACGACGCCGCTGATGATGGCCGCGCGCGGCAACCATGCGACGACGGTCAATCTGCTGCTCGACCAGGGCGCCGATCCGCAGGTGAAGAACCAGCTCGGCATCACCGCGCTCGAGTTCGCGAAGCACTACAAGGCGCCGGACGCGATCGACATCCTGAGCAAGCGGACGGTGCGCGTCGGCGCATCGGCGCCGGCCGATGCCCAAAAGAGTGCAAAATGA
- a CDS encoding TatD family hydrolase: protein MFVDSHCHINFKGLADRLPAVLENMREHDVTHALCVSVDFETLPDVLAIAQAHDNVYASVGVHPDHEDAREPTLAELIELAAHPKVVAIGETGLDYYRLEGRSIADMEWQRERFRTHIRAATATMKPLIIHTRASSEDTLRIMAEEHADVPGGVMHCFTEPWPVAEQALAQNFHISLSGIVTFKNATDVQDVARRVPLERLLIETDSPYLAPVPYRGKPNEPAYVSHVGRFIASERGIAVEALADATTQNFFRLFKIARS from the coding sequence ATGTTCGTCGATTCTCACTGCCACATCAATTTCAAGGGTCTCGCCGACCGCCTGCCGGCCGTGCTGGAGAACATGCGCGAGCACGACGTCACGCACGCGCTGTGCGTGTCGGTCGACTTCGAGACGCTGCCCGACGTGCTCGCGATCGCGCAGGCGCACGACAACGTCTATGCGTCGGTCGGCGTGCATCCCGATCACGAGGACGCACGCGAGCCGACGCTCGCGGAACTGATCGAGCTCGCCGCGCACCCGAAGGTCGTCGCGATCGGCGAGACGGGCCTCGACTACTACCGCCTCGAAGGCCGCTCGATCGCCGACATGGAGTGGCAGCGCGAACGCTTTCGCACGCATATCCGCGCGGCGACCGCGACGATGAAGCCGCTGATCATCCATACGCGCGCGTCGTCGGAAGACACGCTGCGGATCATGGCCGAGGAGCACGCGGACGTGCCGGGCGGCGTGATGCACTGCTTCACCGAGCCGTGGCCCGTCGCCGAGCAGGCGCTCGCGCAGAACTTCCATATCTCGCTGTCGGGCATCGTCACGTTCAAGAATGCGACCGACGTGCAGGACGTCGCGCGGCGCGTGCCGCTCGAGCGGCTGCTGATCGAAACCGACTCGCCGTACCTCGCGCCGGTGCCGTATCGCGGCAAGCCGAATGAACCTGCGTACGTCAGCCATGTCGGACGTTTTATCGCATCCGAGCGCGGGATCGCCGTCGAGGCGCTGGCCGATGCGACGACGCAGAACTTTTTCCGGCTGTTCAAGATCGCCCGCTCATGA
- a CDS encoding DNA polymerase III subunit delta' → MIYPWQTDDWNRLQQLRPQWPHALLLHGQAGIGKLQFAQHLAQGFLCEAPQPNGEPCGSCAACTWFAQGNHPDYRIVLPEVLAGEAPGAVDDAKAADADEGGKKTRAPSKEIKIEQVRALLDFCGVGSHRGGARVVVLYPAEALNVAASNALLKTLEEPPSGVVFLLVSARIDRLLPTIISRCRQWPMTVPAPDAAAAWLEARGVDDARALLAEAGGAPLAALALASDENRPLRDFTLGQLAAGAACDPFACGETLQKLPVPLVLGWLQRWLYDLLAQRMAGTPRYFPMQATALARCAEAVDANAFARFMKAVTRQRTVENHPLNARLVFEELFLGYREMFA, encoded by the coding sequence ATGATCTATCCGTGGCAGACCGACGACTGGAACCGCCTGCAGCAACTGCGCCCGCAATGGCCGCATGCGCTGCTGCTGCACGGCCAGGCCGGAATCGGCAAGCTGCAGTTCGCGCAGCATCTCGCGCAGGGCTTCCTGTGCGAAGCGCCGCAGCCGAACGGCGAGCCGTGCGGCAGCTGCGCGGCCTGCACGTGGTTCGCGCAGGGCAACCATCCGGACTACCGGATCGTGCTGCCCGAGGTGCTCGCGGGCGAAGCGCCGGGCGCGGTCGACGACGCGAAGGCTGCCGACGCCGATGAAGGCGGCAAGAAGACGCGCGCGCCGAGCAAGGAGATCAAGATCGAGCAGGTGCGTGCGTTGCTCGATTTCTGCGGGGTCGGCTCGCACCGCGGCGGCGCGCGCGTGGTCGTGCTGTATCCGGCCGAGGCGCTGAACGTCGCCGCGTCGAACGCGCTGCTGAAGACACTCGAGGAGCCGCCGTCGGGCGTCGTGTTCCTGCTGGTGTCGGCGCGCATCGACCGGTTGCTGCCGACCATCATCAGCCGCTGCCGGCAGTGGCCGATGACCGTGCCGGCGCCCGACGCGGCCGCCGCATGGCTCGAGGCGCGCGGCGTCGACGACGCGCGTGCGCTGCTCGCCGAAGCGGGCGGCGCGCCGCTCGCCGCATTGGCGCTCGCGAGCGACGAGAACCGCCCGCTGCGCGATTTCACGCTCGGCCAGCTCGCGGCCGGCGCCGCGTGCGATCCGTTCGCGTGCGGCGAGACGCTGCAGAAGCTGCCGGTGCCGCTGGTGCTCGGCTGGCTGCAGCGCTGGCTGTACGATCTGCTCGCGCAGCGCATGGCGGGCACGCCGCGCTACTTCCCGATGCAGGCGACCGCGCTCGCGCGTTGCGCGGAGGCGGTCGACGCGAACGCGTTCGCGCGCTTCATGAAGGCCGTGACGCGCCAGCGGACGGTCGAGAACCATCCGCTCAACGCCCGGCTCGTCTTCGAGGAACTGTTTCTCGGTTATCGGGAAATGTTCGCGTGA